AACCCTATGTCTAAGGCTTATGACCTGGGGATGCAGTTCCTGTGTACCTATAGGCATATATCTATTGTGTAGTGCTACAATTGGATAACTGCTAAATACTTTGTATAGAAAGAGTAGTGTACACATAGCCGATACCTATCAACACTTCACTTCCCATGCTATAAGATTTAAAATATTTTATCTAAACTCCTCGAATTCTTTAAATACAAAGAGTTTTTTATTCATCTATCTCTCTCCCAATAGGGCTACAGTTGCTTAGAGATACAATTTTTCATCCTGTTGACGAGATAAGAGGTACTAGATCTAGGCATTTAGAGGGTATAAAGTTTGTATTTGGGTTAACAGGATCTACAGCTATATATAGAGCTATAGATGTTATGAGGGAGTTGATTAGGCGTGGAGCAGAGATATATGTTGTTATGAGTCAGAAGGCAACAGAGCTTATTGGACCTAAACTCATTGAGTGGGCCACGGGTTCTAAGGTCTATACAGATTTCGGTGGTGAGACAGGGCATGTAGCACTTAGTGTTGAGGGCAATTCCCTTACCGTTATACCGGCTACAGCTGATATAGTTTCAAAGATTGCTACAGGTATATGTGATAACCCTGTATCTCTACTTGCAACAATGTTTCTAGGGATAAACAAACCCATTATAATTGTTCCAGCTATGCATGAAGGGCTATGGAGATCACCACCAATTGTAAAGGCTATAGAGTATCTGGAGAGTCTTGGTGTAACTATTGTATCTCCAGATATAGCTGGTGGTAGAGCTAGGATTGCTGGAGTAGAAGATATTGTTACTGCAATAGAGGCTGTAACACTTAGGGGCAAGGATTTAAAGGGTCTTAGAATACTTGTTACAGCAGGTCCGACAAGAGAGAAGCTAGATAGTATAAGGTTTCTCACAAATCCGAGTAGTGGTAGAATGGGTGTTGCAATAGCTAGAGAGGCATATTTTCGTGGTGCAGATGTAACACTTGTCCACGGCCCCCTAACAGTGTCAAGACCATACTATGTCAGAAGCATATATGTTGAAACAGCTGAGGATATGCTGAAAGCTGTTATAGATGAAGTTAGAAGTAGGAGCTATGACGCTATAATACTTGCTGGAGCTCCTAGCGACTTTAGGTTTAAGACTGTGTATAGAGGTAAGCTTAGTTCTGATGTGGATGAACTTACAGTTGTTCTAGAGAGAACACCTAAGATTATTGATAGACTTAGAGAAGTCTATAAAGGTCTTGTAATAGGTTTTGCGGCAGAGTTTGCAGAGGGTGATATCGGTAGACTTGAGGAGTTGGCAAAGAGGAAACTGTTTGAGAGAGGGTTTGACTATATAGTTGCAAATGATGTGAGTAGACAGGATATAGGATTTGTATCTGAATACAACGAGGTTCTGATAATAGGTAGAAATGGTCTGAGGATACATATAGAGAAGAGCCTTAAGGATGTTATAGCACGTAGAATTCTTGATATGGTTAGAGATGAGCTGAGGAATAGAGGCTAGATCTCTCTATTCTGTACAGAGTCTCCCAAGGTATTAAGCAAAACTATTAGGATTGTTACTATTGCTGAACTTACCAACAGTATTTGTGGTACATGTAAAACATTCTGTATTCAACTATATATCATTGTCCCCAAACTCGGTTCTGGAGGACTATATCCAAGCCCTAGAAAACTCAGTGATGCTTCTATCATTATAGCGTCAGCTAATCCATATGTAAACAGCGTTACCATTTCATTGAATAGTGCTGGAGCTATATATCTAAACCCTATATACAGTGTTCCCACACCAAGGACTTTCACCATCTCTATATAGGGTTTGACAACTATGTCCATGGCACACGTCCTAAGATTTCTATAGAACATGGGTAGCAGTGTCAACATCTGTGCAACAATTATCACATGTGGACCTGGTCCATATATAATCACTAGGATCATAGACAATACAGCCGTTGGGAATGCATAGAGCATCTGGAAGAAGGGGTCTATAGCCATCCTAAGCAGATATCTATCAACGCTAATCACAGTAGCGAGGAAAGATATTGACAATGCTAAGATGGTTGATATAGATGAGACAAGAAGTGTGTTTCTCAGCCCTCTCACAACTCTAATCAAAACATCTCTACCAAGCTCATCTGTACCAAGGATATGTTCTCTAGAGGGTCTGGAAAACCTGTTTGGAGGATCTATAGCGCTGTAACTATATGGATAGATAGACTCAAGTATATAGCTAAAGGTGATGGGTATAGCTATAACTATTGCTAATAGGGATAGATATCTAGTGTAGCGATTCATAGGAGCCAACCCTAGGATCTAGAACACTATGGAGAATATCTATAGCTATATACAGAGCTATTGAGATAGCTATAGCTGTAACACCCCAGCCGATGAGAACTGGATAGTCTCTTGATTGTAGTGCTAATGAGAATAGACTTCCCATTCCAGGATACTGAAAGAGTGTTTCAACAACAATGGCAGAAGTCATTATGAGTCCAGCTCTATAGAGAAGAGCTGTAAGAAACTTTGGCAAAGCAATTCTCATAGCTATAAACACTATTCTCTGTTGTGAAAAGCCCATTGTATGGTAAAACTCTATGTAATGCTCATTAAATATATTGATAATACTAGCTCTTAGATATCTATAGAAAAATCCAAAGCCAACGATACTAAGTGTTATCAGTGGACCCACAATACTTCCAAATCCTATGGGGATACCAAGATATATAGATATAGCTATCAGTAACGAGCCCCAGCCAAGAGTAGGCATAGAAGCTGATAGAGCTGATATCACCTTAAGGACATTTCTATATCTCCTAAGCACAAACTCTAAATATATTGCGGATATACATAGCAAAATCATCACAATTGTAGATACTGTTGCTAGTATAGCTGAAGAGAAAAGCCTGTTGATGATAAGTACTGAGACGGGGATTCCATAGTATATAGATCTACCTAGATCACCTCTAAACACCCTTGATATATAGCTAAGTATCTGTATATACAAAGGTTTATCAAGTCCCAACATCTTTTCTAGAGAAGATCTTACATTTGGATCAGGTCTGGTTTCCCCATATAGAGCTGTTATTGGATCACCGGGTATGACTCTAATGGATATATATAGAATGGATATGAATAGTATGAATAACAAAAAAGAGGATAGAACTTTGATAAAATATCTATAGATCCTCTGTCTCATCTCTATCAACTTTTTATATATACATCGTATAGCTGTGTATATCCAAGAACAAATCTTAGTCCTTGAACCCTTGGGTTAACACCATAGATAAAATCTTCGAGGTATAGCCATATAGCTGGACAATCCCTCCACAAAATCTCTTGTGCCTCTCTAAGAAGTTCAGCTCTAACAGTAGCATCACTCTCTAGAGCTGCTTTATCTAGAAGTTCATCGTATTTGGGATTACTATAGTTTGGACCATTTAGAGAAGAACCTGTTCTCCAATAGGATAACCCATAGTATACAGATGATGGTGATGGCCCATAGAGAGCAAGGTCAAAGTCATGTTTATTGAATACCATGTCCAGAAAGGTGTTGTGGTCCATGGTAACAATCTTAACATCTATACCTATGTCTCTAAGATAGCTTTGTACAGCTTCAGCAACTGTAATATCCTTAGCACTTCTAGTTGATACAAGTAGTGTCAAAGTTCTATTCAATCTAAATCCTGCCTCCTCCAACAGCTTTCTTGCCTTTTCAGGATCATAGCTATAGGGATTCATAGCAACTACATCTGGGGATAGAGGTGGTATAACCCATTGAGCAACCCTAGCATATCCACCAAATATATTTTTGACTATAGCTTCCCTATCTATGGCATAGTTCATAGCCATTCTAACTCTAGGATCTGGAATCCTATCATTATTTATAGCAACAATCACAAGCCTTGTACCTGAAACATTAACTATTCTAAAACCTCTTGAAACAACATCTTTAGCATTATCTGGCGAAAGTCCTACAGCAATATCTATCTCATTGTTAAAGAGTGCAGCTAATCTAGCTGTAGAATCTTTCAAAACTTTGTATATAACAGTGCTTATCCTTGGTCTCCCTCCCCAATAGCCATCAAAGCTTTTTAGAACTATTGATGAGCCAGGCTCATAGCTTACAAATCTATATGGTCCTGTACCAACAACATCTGATACACTTTCTATTGGTTTATCCATATACTTTTCAGCTATTTCCCTAGGCATTATAGATATAGATAGATGTGCAAGATGCTCAGGTAGAAATGCAAATGGCTTTCTCAGTATAATCATAAATGTTGTTGTGTTTACAACCTCTATTCTATCTATGATAGGAGTACCATTGGCATCCTTAAGAAGTATACTACCTATATACCCTTTCACAGCTCTCTCAATACTTGCTTTTACATCCCATGCATCAAGAGGTTTACCATTGTGAAACCTTATATTGTCTCTAAGGGCAAATAGATATGTTGTCGAATTTATCTGTTGCCAATATCTTATAAGCCAAGGCTTATAGACAATTCTCCCAGATTCATCTGTATCTATCTTGAATAGAGCTTCATATACCTTTCCAAGAACCTCAAAATCTGCTACAGCTCTAGCAAAATGTATATCTATTGTTGATATATCTGTGGATAGCCCTATCCTCAGAGTTTGCTCCTCTGTACCTCGTGATAGTGAGATGTATAGATATCCTATTGTTGCTAGGGCTATGGCTAACACTATAGCTATTGTTACAACAATGAGTCTTCTGCTCATTGAGGATCATGTCTATATTCTGAGTTTAAACAATTTAAATTTAATTGTTTATTAGGTTAAAAGTATTTAAACTAAATAGCCTATATAGATACTGATGTCTATGTCTATTGAGAGTAGGGTATATAGACTTCAAAGCATTGGTGGATCCATATATGTAGCACTTCCTAAGGAATGGATAAGAAGATTTGGGTTAGACAAAGGCTCTCTAGTCGAAATATCTATAGATCCTGATGGAGCTCTAAGGATAGCTCCTCTAGATGTAAAGTCGAAGGAATCTAGAAAGATTTTGAGGATCTCTATCGAGGTATCTAATCCCTCTGCTGTTATACCAGTTGTACTTTCACACTATCTCTATGGTTTTGATGTTATTGAGCTTAAATTTCCATCGAGTATTTCTACAGAGGTTAGGAAATCTATTGAGAATATTCGTAGACTTCTACTAGGACTTGAAGTAGTTGAAGAGGGTGGTGGATCTATGGTTCTACAAATATTTTCATCTGATGAAACATCTATAGAAAATCTCATTAGAAGCATGGGTAGACTTGCAAGAACCATGTATTACGATGTTTTAAGAGGTCTGTCTAGGGGGAGTATAGAGGATCTGAGGGTTGTAGAGCTCAAAGAGAATGACTTAGATAGACTATATTTCTATACGGTGAGAACGATAAGAAGAAATGTTATGTCGTCTCCAACACTTACTACATCTAAACAGATTCTTAGGTATATAGATCTTAGAATAGCTGCAAAGATCATTGAAGAGATTGGCGATCATGCTGAAAAAGCAGCTAGATATGGAATAAGATTGCTAGAGTTAGGCAATAGCATTGCATTTCTAGATAGGCTTCAGATATGTATGGATGATATTGATAATGTGTTTAGAAGCTCTATAGAGATACTAACATCATTTGAGAAACAATCTCTTTCCCAGGCTAAAGAAGAGCTTGTAGAACTTGCTGTTAAGGGCTCTGGATGTGTAAATATGTTGAGACAGTCGATTGAAGCTTCATCAACACCTCTACATATAGGTATAGCATCTGCATATGAAGGTATTGCTATAGGTGTATATGATCTACTTAGCCTAATTCCATTAACAGTAGATATAGCATCTTCTCCATAGTTAGAGTTTAAAATTGTGGAGAGATATCTATAGTCTCCATAAA
Above is a genomic segment from Ignisphaera aggregans DSM 17230 containing:
- a CDS encoding phosphopantothenoylcysteine decarboxylase/phosphopantothenate/cysteine ligase (COGs: COG0452 Phosphopantothenoylcysteine synthetase/decarboxylase~InterPro IPR007085:IPR003382:IPR010916:IPR005252~KEGG: sin:YN1551_0918 phosphopantothenoylcysteinede carboxylase/phosphopantothenate/cysteine ligase~PFAM: DNA/pantothenate metabolism flavoprotein domain protein; flavoprotein~SPTR: C4KIX3 Phosphopantothenoylcysteinede carboxylase/phosphopantothenate--cysteine ligase~TIGRFAM: phosphopantothenoylcysteine decarboxylase/phosphopantothenate/cysteine ligase~PFAM: DNA / pantothenate metabolism flavoprotein; Flavoprotein~TIGRFAM: phosphopantothenoylcysteine decarboxylase/phosphopantothenate--cysteine ligase, prokaryotic), with the translated sequence MLRDTIFHPVDEIRGTRSRHLEGIKFVFGLTGSTAIYRAIDVMRELIRRGAEIYVVMSQKATELIGPKLIEWATGSKVYTDFGGETGHVALSVEGNSLTVIPATADIVSKIATGICDNPVSLLATMFLGINKPIIIVPAMHEGLWRSPPIVKAIEYLESLGVTIVSPDIAGGRARIAGVEDIVTAIEAVTLRGKDLKGLRILVTAGPTREKLDSIRFLTNPSSGRMGVAIAREAYFRGADVTLVHGPLTVSRPYYVRSIYVETAEDMLKAVIDEVRSRSYDAIILAGAPSDFRFKTVYRGKLSSDVDELTVVLERTPKIIDRLREVYKGLVIGFAAEFAEGDIGRLEELAKRKLFERGFDYIVANDVSRQDIGFVSEYNEVLIIGRNGLRIHIEKSLKDVIARRILDMVRDELRNRG
- a CDS encoding binding-protein-dependent transport systems inner membrane component (COGs: COG1173 ABC-type dipeptide/oligopeptide/nickel transport systems permease components~InterPro IPR000515~KEGG: mjl:Mjls_3403 binding-protein-dependent transport systems inner membrane component~PFAM: binding-protein-dependent transport systems inner membrane component~SPTR: Q1B6I4 Binding-protein-dependent transport systems inner membrane component~PFAM: Binding-protein-dependent transport system inner membrane component); translation: MNRYTRYLSLLAIVIAIPITFSYILESIYPYSYSAIDPPNRFSRPSREHILGTDELGRDVLIRVVRGLRNTLLVSSISTILALSISFLATVISVDRYLLRMAIDPFFQMLYAFPTAVLSMILVIIYGPGPHVIIVAQMLTLLPMFYRNLRTCAMDIVVKPYIEMVKVLGVGTLYIGFRYIAPALFNEMVTLFTYGLADAIMIEASLSFLGLGYSPPEPSLGTMIYS
- a CDS encoding binding-protein-dependent transport systems inner membrane component (COGs: COG0601 ABC-type dipeptide/oligopeptide/nickel transport systems permease components~InterPro IPR000515~KEGG: dka:DKAM_0866 ABC-type dipeptide/oligopeptide/nickel transport system, permease component~PFAM: binding-protein-dependent transport systems inner membrane component~SPTR: B8D511 ABC-type dipeptide/oligopeptide/nickel transport system, permease component~PFAM: Binding-protein-dependent transport system inner membrane component), with translation MRQRIYRYFIKVLSSFLLFILFISILYISIRVIPGDPITALYGETRPDPNVRSSLEKMLGLDKPLYIQILSYISRVFRGDLGRSIYYGIPVSVLIINRLFSSAILATVSTIVMILLCISAIYLEFVLRRYRNVLKVISALSASMPTLGWGSLLIAISIYLGIPIGFGSIVGPLITLSIVGFGFFYRYLRASIINIFNEHYIEFYHTMGFSQQRIVFIAMRIALPKFLTALLYRAGLIMTSAIVVETLFQYPGMGSLFSLALQSRDYPVLIGWGVTAIAISIALYIAIDILHSVLDPRVGSYESLH
- a CDS encoding extracellular solute-binding protein family 5 (COGs: COG0747 ABC-type dipeptide transport system periplasmic component~InterPro IPR000914~KEGG: bbe:BBR47_15880 probable ABC transporter substrate binding protein~PFAM: extracellular solute-binding protein family 5~SPTR: C0Z995 Probable ABC transporter substrate binding protein~PFAM: Bacterial extracellular solute-binding proteins, family 5 Middle) — protein: MSRRLIVVTIAIVLAIALATIGYLYISLSRGTEEQTLRIGLSTDISTIDIHFARAVADFEVLGKVYEALFKIDTDESGRIVYKPWLIRYWQQINSTTYLFALRDNIRFHNGKPLDAWDVKASIERAVKGYIGSILLKDANGTPIIDRIEVVNTTTFMIILRKPFAFLPEHLAHLSISIMPREIAEKYMDKPIESVSDVVGTGPYRFVSYEPGSSIVLKSFDGYWGGRPRISTVIYKVLKDSTARLAALFNNEIDIAVGLSPDNAKDVVSRGFRIVNVSGTRLVIVAINNDRIPDPRVRMAMNYAIDREAIVKNIFGGYARVAQWVIPPLSPDVVAMNPYSYDPEKARKLLEEAGFRLNRTLTLLVSTRSAKDITVAEAVQSYLRDIGIDVKIVTMDHNTFLDMVFNKHDFDLALYGPSPSSVYYGLSYWRTGSSLNGPNYSNPKYDELLDKAALESDATVRAELLREAQEILWRDCPAIWLYLEDFIYGVNPRVQGLRFVLGYTQLYDVYIKS
- a CDS encoding phosphate uptake regulator, PhoU (COGs: COG0704 Phosphate uptake regulator~InterPro IPR007159:IPR008170~KEGG: tpe:Tpen_1600 phosphate uptake regulator, PhoU~PFAM: PhoU family protein; SpoVT/AbrB domain protein~SPTR: A1S0L5 Phosphate uptake regulator, PhoU~PFAM: PhoU domain; SpoVT / AbrB like domain) codes for the protein MSMSIESRVYRLQSIGGSIYVALPKEWIRRFGLDKGSLVEISIDPDGALRIAPLDVKSKESRKILRISIEVSNPSAVIPVVLSHYLYGFDVIELKFPSSISTEVRKSIENIRRLLLGLEVVEEGGGSMVLQIFSSDETSIENLIRSMGRLARTMYYDVLRGLSRGSIEDLRVVELKENDLDRLYFYTVRTIRRNVMSSPTLTTSKQILRYIDLRIAAKIIEEIGDHAEKAARYGIRLLELGNSIAFLDRLQICMDDIDNVFRSSIEILTSFEKQSLSQAKEELVELAVKGSGCVNMLRQSIEASSTPLHIGIASAYEGIAIGVYDLLSLIPLTVDIASSP